In the Nitrosopumilus cobalaminigenes genome, GCATCAGGATCAATTTTTGGCATTCCAACTAAATCTGCAAGCTCTTCAATTCCAAGTTGTTTTTCTTCACAGAATTTTTTCTTACAAACACCACATCTCCAAACATCAACAGATCCTATGGTTCTTTCATCAATGTTGATGTTTATTACACCAAAATAGACGGGCTGATGTTTACAGGTCTCAGTATCTATGCTCAATGTTGTTCACCCAGTTTTAGTATTATTTAGTTCTTGCATCATCATAGGGTTTTTCCAAGATCACACCAATATTATCAACAATTTTGTTTCGTTTAAATTCAATATTTTCTCTTTCACACATTTTTCTATACATGTTAACTGCAGTAAACCTAGGATGCATAGCCTCAAATTCAGTTGGACTAATATCAATAAAGGCCCCAAGAGACATCAGATCTTTGGATGCCTTTTTAGCATCATCAATTGAAAGATGTAATTTTTCAGCAATTTTTTCAGATGACATTTTTCCATTACATGTTACTAACAAATAGATTCTTGCTTGAATTTGATCTAAATGTATTTCAGATACAAGATCATTTTCAATTTCTAAATAAGACATTATTTTTTAATTAAATCATTACTGCATAAAACATGTTCCATAATGTTATTTTTTAACAAGGATTTTTTTAGAAATTTTCAAAGAAAACCCCATGGCAATAAAGTGTACAATCCCTCCAACAACTGCTGCATAAATCAAATTATTCAAAATAGTCCATGAAATAACAAATGCCACGATAGAAGGGATTGTGATGATGGCTGCAATGATAGTACCTTTGAGTATAATTTGGCTCAGTGGAAGTTTGTTTTGTTTGCTATCAGACAATAGCTCAAATTTCAAAAATGGTAATAAAAACCAAAGATACTTTATATTTGGTAGACCTTAATTTTTACTGTTTGGCAAGTTACAAAGGAGCATATTCAAATGATCAATCATTAAATTTTGTAATTCCCATTATTGTAATTTTATTTTTAGGGATTATCTACATAATGACACAAAGAGCAGATTCGGGATTCGTAAGCTTTATTCTAATTGGTGCAGCTGCACTCACAATGTTTTATTGGGTTAGAGTTCTAAAAAAGATGGCAAAAGATCAAAAACCTGCTTATACTCAAGCTAGAGAGCAAGAGACAAAGAATTGGGTTTATGATTTAATCAAAGGAGAAGAAGAATTTGTTTTTGTTGCAGAAGTGCCAGGACCTGAAGATAAAATTGCAGTAAGATTGGTAGACGGTATTTTGTACATTCGTGGAACAGGTGGGTTTTCAAAAGAAGTACCAATAGAAGGCGTCAATGAAATGCAAATTTTTGATTTCAAATATAGAAATGGCGTATTAACACTACGAATAAAATAACTAGAGACTTTTTGCTAATTCTAATTTTTGTGGTAAATACTTGTCAGTAATGTTAGTTAAACCATATTTTGAGAAAGCCTCAAGTTCTGCTTTTCTTTTCAATCTAAGGAACACATCAAGTTCTTTTTTCCAAATTCCATCTTGATATCTAGGATCTTTTTGAAGATCATAACATCTCTTAATATCAGATTCAGTCATTGGAATTGTTGGCAACTTGTATTTTTCAATATCAGTAGCCCAGACTCCAACCCATTTTGCATCAGGTACTGTAAGTTCTCTAAGATGAGCAGCATTAGCTGAACCAGATTTTATTACCATTGCAATATGTTCTCCATAGACATCTCCATCTGTAAGAACAATTACAGGTAATCCCATTTCATCATGGAGTCTTTTCAACAGTGTACGAGTTGAACGTGGTGCTTGTCCACCAGTATTGATAATAATAGATTTGAATTTTTTGTCAATTTGTTCTTCAACAAATCTTGTAAACAAACCACCTTTCTCTATGGCAATAACAATTTCTGCACTAGTGTCTACTAATTCAGCAGTAGTCAAACTTGGACCAATTGAATAACCATCAGGATGATTTGACAAATTCATGGTTTTTCCCTCATATCCAGGAATAGTATATTCTATGTTTAGATCACCAAAGATAGAACTTCTCTCTTCAGGAAAAATATGGAAATCTTCTCTAGGTTTAGAAGTTACAGCCTCTAAATCGACAATAATATTATCGGATTCAGATTGATCTTCAAATTCTATAGCGAAAGCTTGTGATGAATAGTAAACATCTCTTAATGTGGATGATTTTTTTTCATGAGTTAATCTATTTGCGAAAAATGCTAACCACATTAATTGTGTAAAAGATCTTAACTGTGCAGAATTTCTTGAACTTCTAACAGCAGCATTGGTTCCTAAAATATACTGTCTAAGTTTTTTATCATAAACAATGTTACTTACTGATCTACTAGGTATTGAGAATTTTGGAAATTGACCATTATCTAAGTCATCATAAATCGTTGCACCATGACTTTTGAGCATCTCAAGAATATTCTTTTGTTTTTCATCTGCTTTTCTACTTCGTTCTTTAATTTTGGTTTGTTCTTTTTTACTTGTTTTCAATTTCTTTTTCCTCCTCTACTGTTTTTTTAGACTCGACTGCATTTTCATCCAATATTTTCTGATAATTAGGTTCCTTTTTCTTACCAGCAAGTTCTGTACAAAATTCTGCAATTAATGGAATATATTTTGCATAAAGATTTGCTCTCTTTTTTGCCATATCAGCTTGTCCTCTTTTTGACATGTAAGCAGCCAATTTTCTTGACAAAAACTGGAGTCCCAATCGTAATTCTCTTTCAATTTCTTGTCTGTCAGCAACATTTTCTTTTCCAGCAGTTTTGTATGGAATTCTAGTTGAACAAATATGAGAAACTATGATGAATGGCGGATCACCTTTTACCTTGTATCTACCCCAATCAGTATCATTAACCACTTTTAGAACAACATCACTTCCTTCATCATATAGTAAAGGAATCCTGTTAGCATATCTGTAAACATGAGGTCCGCCAGATTTGATATCTCCCCCATAAGCGATTCCCATCTCAATAATGAATGGAAATCCAGAATAAGCTGATGGTGGTCGCTGAACTACAGCAGTGAAATCAGGGTTAAAGAATTTCTTGATTCCTTTTTCCAAGGGTTCTTCACCTAATGGAGCCAAGCAACTAGAATCAGGAGCCATAAAGTCTTCAAATTTTTGAAGTGAATCACTAAGTTGAACTAATTCTTGATTTGTTAAAGTGCCCATTCGTTTTTCAGGTTTGAATTTTGCAAATTCTGCAAATTTTACTGCAGTTGTAGGACCTACTCGTTGGAATCTTTTAGTCAAAAATGTAGTTAATGGTTCACCTTGAACAGTATTGGTTAGTTGTTTGTAATACTGACTTTCAGGATCCATATCAACTGATTTTGATTGTGAATCTCCAAAATCCCAATAAAATAATTTTTTGTTTGGAATGTCTAAATCTTCAATTTTTATTTTATTTAGTTTTTCAAAATCCATTTTGAGAAAAGACATCAATGCAATTACAACTCTAACTTGACGTGAAAGTGTTTTCCATTTTTTCTTTGCTTTATCCATTATAGCTGTAAAGCTAAGACTTTTCTTTGATAATCCTAAATCCTTTCTTACTTTTTCAATCATTGCATCATCAATTGTAGGAATCTCAAACTGTGATTCAACAATCATTCTTCTAATTCGTTCTACATCAATACCATGTGGATGAGGTCGAATAATTGTTGGGGGTGGAGGAATATCTTTTACAAATCTTGCATGTGCAAATTTTTGTCCCTTTGGATCATCAAAAGTTATTGAAGCATATGGAGTGATCAAAGAAGTTTCATAAACATAATCACGAATTTTGTTTCCTGCTTTTGAGTAATCACCTTCTAAACAAATACTAACAGATAGTCCTTTTTTTGAAACTTCTTTAGTGGTATGTTTAACAATTACTGGTTTGTTTTTTTGAATATCTAATAATATTTCAAATTGATTTTGAGTGGCACCGTCAGAACAACTTTTTACAATTACAGGTTTGTTGGTGGTAATTTGTCCATAAAGAATAGCCATTGTTGCCCCAAGGCCAAACATTCCTCTTGCTTGTTTTAATCCAAATTTTGAACCATAAAGAACAGTTCCAAAAGCGAGAGGAATATGTTCAGCATCAATTCCAGGTCCATTGTCTTTGACTGTCAAAATATACGGCTTTGGATCTGGCTTATCAGGCTCAACTGCCTTAATTGTCAGATGAACGTCAGGCAGTATTCCTTTTTGATCACATGCATCTAATGCATTTTCAACAAATTCTCTTACAGCGGTATATAGAGATCTAGTAGGATTGCTAAATCCGGCCAAATCTCGATTACTGTAAAAGAACTCACTTGGAGAAATTTGATTGAATTTTTCTTTAATAGAAGACATCTTGATCTTCCCATAATTTCATTTTTTCTTGTTTTTCTTTTCTATTTGCAGCTTCTAATTTATTGTAAACTGGACCATGATTACTTCCACTGGAAATTGAAGAGATTGCATCAACTGCTAAACGTAATTTGCTTGAATCACCAATAATTGAAACAGTCTTTCCATAAACTGAGATATGAGTACCGCTAAGATTTTCCATATTTCGTCTTGCTCTACCACCTTCTCCAATAATCCTCCCTTTTATCCTTTCAACATTAGCATTAGATTTTCCTGCAAATTCTCTAAGATCTATAACATGTAATGCATTCTCACCTTTTAGTAAAGTCATTGCATTTTCAGGTGAAAACCCTCTACCAATTGCAGTAACTATTTCCATAGCTTTGAATGGTTGAATTTTTTCAACATCTCCTTGAGTTTTTATAAAAACTTCACCAGTATCTCCATCAATATCCAAAGTTACATGACAAGATTCTTCAATTTTTGATTTAACACTTCCAGATTTACCGATTAAAACTGCAATTCGATCATTTGGAATACGAATTAATTTTTCAAAGCTCATTTTACAATATCCTCAAATATTTTATCTGAATCTTCAACAAGAATTCCTCGTTTTTTAAAGAATCTTCCAATGTTATTAATATCTCGTTTAAGAAATTCTTGAGCGTTTGGATGTCTAAGATCAACGCCAGAACCCAAATCAAAAACAACTAATCCTTTTTCTGTTTTGAAAATATTGTATTCTGAAAAATCACCATGTACCAATTTTGCTTTTTTGTAAAGATCTCCTAGAATGGATATGGCTTGAGCATAATCATTTTCATCAACTTCTGAAGTTAGTAATGATTTTGCAGGGGCTCCGCCATCACCAATAAATTCCATAGCCAAAACATTGTTTGTTACATAAAGTGGTCTCGGGACTGGAATTCCAGCCTCATAGCATTGAGTTAAATTCCTATATTCTTTTTTTGCCCATAAATAAACAAGATTTTTTGTACCTTTTTTCAGATGAGAAAATCTTGGATCACCAAGTATGTATGGTTCACGTTTTTTGAAATTTGCAGTACTGACTAAATAGATTTTCAAAGCAACATTAGCATCATGTTCATCAACACCCCAAAATAGAACAGATTCTTTTCCAGCACTTACAGAGCCATTAACATAAGCAATTACATGATCTGTAATCATTTTGTATAATGTCATTACAGTTGGTTTGTCCAAAACTTCATTGACAACTTTGCCTTTTTTGAAACCATCTTCCAATTTTGTTCGTTTTCGTTTAGAAATTAATTTATTATCTATTTTAGATTCTAATTTTTTACTAAGAATATCAGTCAATGGATAGAAATGCTCCTACTAGATAAAAGGGATTACTATTACAAACAAACAAAATTTGTGAGTTAAAATCAATTCAAACAACTTTACATATGAAATACTATTAAAAATGGAACATCAGAAACTGTCTTAATAGCATTTTCAGCTCCTATACCAAGACTTAGAGATAAAGCAATAGTTTCTTTTCCTGCCATGTTGATAATAGAAGAGCTTTTCAGTAAAGATTCAGCTTCATCTTTTTCAACAAATCTTTCACCATAGTAACCTTCACTAATATGCATAGTTAATTCACCTTCAGTAATTTTTTTCCCCAACAGCTCAGCATCACAAATATTTAGCATTGATTGGTTTTGGTAGTTAGTAGATCGTATTGCGAATTGCATTACGCATATTTACCTTTCAAAGTAGATTTTGCACCACATGCTTCACAAATCAAAAAAGATATTCTGTTTTCTTTGAGGATTTTTGTATCAGGACTTTTACATGTTGGACATTCAAGATAGTCTTTCACATAAATTTGGAATAATCTTGTAAAATCATCAGGGGCTCTTCTTCCTACAAACATTGCTTTATCTCCTAGTCTCTCTGCAGGAACTGCAAATTCTTTTGAAAGGTATTGCAAAACTTTGTCAGGATCTCTACGTAAAACCTTTGGAAATTCTGAGAAATTTCGTAAAAATGTCTTCTGTCCTTCCCACATTACATCAACTACAGGAAGTTCAAATCTAGTTTGGGATTCTTTATCAGTATCACCTAGTTTATCTTGAATACGTTTTAGCAAGTTTTCGTAATCGGATTTAGTCACTGAAAAATAGTGCATGGTAGACCCTATATGGGTTTTGAAAAAGAGAAATCGTGTGGACCTTGTTTGAGGTTATTCCATCTTTCCTATTCGGAAGACGTTTGTACCACATGTTGGACATGTACCTTTTACAGCAGGACGTCCGTTTTTCAGTGTAGTTTCTTTGGGATCTTTGATATCCCTTTTTGCTCTGCATTTTACGCAATATGCTTGAACCATTATGAAATTTGTCAAACTTTGTGGTATTTAGGCAGAGGCTGTGAAAATTATTTCACTATAGACTAGATGTGCGTAAATTTTTTTAGGCATCAAAAAAGTGATTTTGCCAATATTTCTAAAAAATAAGAGTATTTTTTAAAAAATCTTGTACAAGAGTTTAAAAAAGCAATTTTTTCCCAACATTTGTTTAGAAATTCAGGATTTTATCAAGTATTATCAATTATAAACTCCTTAATAGTAAAATTACAAAATGGCATCAAAAAAAGGAATAGCTGTAACTGCAATTATTTTGGCTGCAATTACAGGTGCAAGTTTTTTGTTGTGGATTGTTCCACAGGATGTCGAGACAACTTTTGTTGTAACAGATTATGAAAATTATTTGGATGGAGTAAAAAACATCCATGAAGTCTTAGAAGAATCAATAGATTTGGAATATCAAAATCTACAAACAGGCAAAATTTCTCCACAAGATTACATTGCAGTAACTGAGGTGACATCATCTCAAGTAACTACACAGATAAGCGAATTTGTAACTTCAAAACCATCAGAAGAATGGCAAGTAAGTTACATCAATTACATGGAAGCCATGAAGTCCTTTAATTCATACATTATAGAGACAAAAGTCTTAGCCAATATGATTGAAAATGAAAGCACTGAAGAGAAAATGAATGAAGTCATTGAGAGGATTCAATCATTAAAGAGCGAATCTGGAGAATTCGTAAAAATCTCTGATCAGTCAAGACCAGGCTAGCCTCAAAACCGAA is a window encoding:
- a CDS encoding DUF5679 domain-containing protein, encoding MVQAYCVKCRAKRDIKDPKETTLKNGRPAVKGTCPTCGTNVFRIGKME
- a CDS encoding KH domain-containing protein, coding for MSFEKLIRIPNDRIAVLIGKSGSVKSKIEESCHVTLDIDGDTGEVFIKTQGDVEKIQPFKAMEIVTAIGRGFSPENAMTLLKGENALHVIDLREFAGKSNANVERIKGRIIGEGGRARRNMENLSGTHISVYGKTVSIIGDSSKLRLAVDAISSISSGSNHGPVYNKLEAANRKEKQEKMKLWEDQDVFY
- a CDS encoding DNA topoisomerase VI subunit B; the protein is MSSIKEKFNQISPSEFFYSNRDLAGFSNPTRSLYTAVREFVENALDACDQKGILPDVHLTIKAVEPDKPDPKPYILTVKDNGPGIDAEHIPLAFGTVLYGSKFGLKQARGMFGLGATMAILYGQITTNKPVIVKSCSDGATQNQFEILLDIQKNKPVIVKHTTKEVSKKGLSVSICLEGDYSKAGNKIRDYVYETSLITPYASITFDDPKGQKFAHARFVKDIPPPPTIIRPHPHGIDVERIRRMIVESQFEIPTIDDAMIEKVRKDLGLSKKSLSFTAIMDKAKKKWKTLSRQVRVVIALMSFLKMDFEKLNKIKIEDLDIPNKKLFYWDFGDSQSKSVDMDPESQYYKQLTNTVQGEPLTTFLTKRFQRVGPTTAVKFAEFAKFKPEKRMGTLTNQELVQLSDSLQKFEDFMAPDSSCLAPLGEEPLEKGIKKFFNPDFTAVVQRPPSAYSGFPFIIEMGIAYGGDIKSGGPHVYRYANRIPLLYDEGSDVVLKVVNDTDWGRYKVKGDPPFIIVSHICSTRIPYKTAGKENVADRQEIERELRLGLQFLSRKLAAYMSKRGQADMAKKRANLYAKYIPLIAEFCTELAGKKKEPNYQKILDENAVESKKTVEEEKEIENK
- a CDS encoding translation initiation factor IF-2 subunit beta, producing MTKSDYENLLKRIQDKLGDTDKESQTRFELPVVDVMWEGQKTFLRNFSEFPKVLRRDPDKVLQYLSKEFAVPAERLGDKAMFVGRRAPDDFTRLFQIYVKDYLECPTCKSPDTKILKENRISFLICEACGAKSTLKGKYA
- a CDS encoding serine protein kinase RIO, yielding MTDILSKKLESKIDNKLISKRKRTKLEDGFKKGKVVNEVLDKPTVMTLYKMITDHVIAYVNGSVSAGKESVLFWGVDEHDANVALKIYLVSTANFKKREPYILGDPRFSHLKKGTKNLVYLWAKKEYRNLTQCYEAGIPVPRPLYVTNNVLAMEFIGDGGAPAKSLLTSEVDENDYAQAISILGDLYKKAKLVHGDFSEYNIFKTEKGLVVFDLGSGVDLRHPNAQEFLKRDINNIGRFFKKRGILVEDSDKIFEDIVK
- a CDS encoding DNA topoisomerase IV subunit A, coding for MKTSKKEQTKIKERSRKADEKQKNILEMLKSHGATIYDDLDNGQFPKFSIPSRSVSNIVYDKKLRQYILGTNAAVRSSRNSAQLRSFTQLMWLAFFANRLTHEKKSSTLRDVYYSSQAFAIEFEDQSESDNIIVDLEAVTSKPREDFHIFPEERSSIFGDLNIEYTIPGYEGKTMNLSNHPDGYSIGPSLTTAELVDTSAEIVIAIEKGGLFTRFVEEQIDKKFKSIIINTGGQAPRSTRTLLKRLHDEMGLPVIVLTDGDVYGEHIAMVIKSGSANAAHLRELTVPDAKWVGVWATDIEKYKLPTIPMTESDIKRCYDLQKDPRYQDGIWKKELDVFLRLKRKAELEAFSKYGLTNITDKYLPQKLELAKSL
- a CDS encoding Hsp20/alpha crystallin family protein, whose product is MVIKTKDTLYLVDLNFYCLASYKGAYSNDQSLNFVIPIIVILFLGIIYIMTQRADSGFVSFILIGAAALTMFYWVRVLKKMAKDQKPAYTQAREQETKNWVYDLIKGEEEFVFVAEVPGPEDKIAVRLVDGILYIRGTGGFSKEVPIEGVNEMQIFDFKYRNGVLTLRIK
- a CDS encoding DUF424 domain-containing protein, translating into MQFAIRSTNYQNQSMLNICDAELLGKKITEGELTMHISEGYYGERFVEKDEAESLLKSSSIINMAGKETIALSLSLGIGAENAIKTVSDVPFLIVFHM